In a single window of the Montipora capricornis isolate CH-2021 chromosome 11, ASM3666992v2, whole genome shotgun sequence genome:
- the LOC138023079 gene encoding PHD finger protein 24-like: MGNVVHGGREKKIDPAPLIVTVRAVGAFKAKANEARRRRESTTDQADHILQGEYERKYFANGIKSQKLASIDETLEQSSTNDSEKEVLKFVHSVNVGDHDHILSINDTDVAWTALRVSASADSGRQETVQQGRTPTWESHCYICGSSNTNSPLNRCRICPRIYHTDCMESRGYLSQGLSRKTLELSKTDIGWSCFYCEDLLSLLTDTEKIEMMETFDFIDKNQDSLINREEYLAYQSDCYRKETGMEMPGYRKEIEERTFADMDRKGTGLIDWWNYLIPMCVRKLTERKGIPVTFLTKQEVFKVREIFKQYDQYGCGEISRGSSKKAFKTWYLSLINLPPERVPIWDWLGSDWIDDKEHHGLLLEQWYDTVKWEEFVEDHAMHILAARPNTGSLKPYITRMES; the protein is encoded by the exons ATGGGAAACGTGGTACATGGCGGGAGGGAGAAGAAAATTGATCCCGCACCACTTATTGTCACTGTTAGAGCCGTAGGAGCTTTTAAAGCCAAAGCAAATGAAGCCAGACGAAGACGGGAGTCAACAACAGACCAAGCAGATCATATTTTGCAAGGGGAATATGAACGGAAGTACTTTGCAAATGGTATAAAATCACAAAAGCTTGCCTCAATAGATGAAACACTAGAACAATCATCCACAAATGATTCAGAAAAAGAAGTCTTGAAGTTTGTACACAG CGTGAATGTTGGTGATCACGACCATATCCTCTCAATAAATGATACAGATGTGGCTTGGACAGCATTACGAGTATCGGCAAGCGCTGACAGCGGCAGACAGGAGACCGTGCAACAGGGACGTACG CCTACATGGGAGAGCCACTGTTATATTTGTGGCTCATCGAACACGAACAGTCCTTTAAATCGCTGCCGGATATGTCCACGAATTTACCACACAGACTGCATGGAAAGCCGTGGTTACCTTTCACAAGGTCTATCACGCAAAACACTGGAGCTGTCAAAGACAGACATAGGATGGAGCTGTTTTTACTGC GAGGACTTATTGAGTCTTTTAACTGATACAGAAAAGATTGAAATGATGGAGACGTTTGATTTCATTGACAAAAACCAAG ATTCCCTTATAAATAGAGAAGAGTACCTCGCATACCAGAGCGACTGCTATCGCAAAGAAACAGGAATGGAAATGCCAGGATATCGCAAGGAAATCGAGGAGAGGACATTTGCAGATATGGACAGAAAAGGAACTGGACTCATTGATTGGTGGAATTATTTGATACCCATGTGTGTCAGAAAATTAACAGAGAGGAAG GGTATTCCTGTTACGTTTTTGACGAAACAAGAAGTTTTCAAAGTTAGAGAAATTTTTAAACAATACGACCAATATGGATGCGGAGAAATAAGCAGAGGATCTTCAAAAAAGGCATTTAAAACATGGTACCTTTCCTTGATAAATCTCCCTCCTGAACGAGTCCCCATCTGGGACTGGCTTGGGTCAGATTGGATCGACGACAAAGAGCACCATGGACTTCTGCTTGAACAGTGGTATGACACAGTTAAATGGGAAGAATTCGTAGAGGATCATGCAATGCATATCTTAGCCGCTCGGCCAAATACTGGCTCCTTGAAGCCGTATATTACCCGAATGGAATCTTAG
- the LOC138022965 gene encoding tetratricopeptide repeat protein 4-like gives MADKKAESAKKKAVELDKEIDDYIESLKKKSGGKKREPAFTEDNWEEEFEKVPAFMTHVPTLEEIDNNPALAAIQALKYEDEDPIARTEAFKEDGNYHYKKKQFREAIAAYTEGIKVKCDREELNAILYTNRATAHFSLGNNRSALSDATVAWKLQPKYMKAIIRGASACVELKKYEDALKWCDSGLAIEPQNPKLLELRVKSITEQKRMSRDQRKALLKEKKEKSQAEALLSAVKARGVHLEHESDLATSVSDGGLDVKVQLDAGGVLSWPVMFVYPEYHETDFISSFCEDDRLSDHLYAMFEEESPSWDTERKYKVASIEVYFEDALREKLCLVQISRRLKEVLSDYRLMVRQRTPSFIILSKKSSFRTSFLQRYTVER, from the exons ATGGCCGACAAGAAGGCAGAGTCGGCAAAGAAGAAAGCGGTGGAGCTGGATAAGGAAATTGACGACTATATAGAGTCTCTCAAAAAGAAATCGGGTGGTAAAAAGCGAGAACCTGCATTTACAGAGGACAATTGGGAAGAG GAATTTGAGAAAGTCCCTGCTTTTATGACTCATGTCCCAACACTAGAAGAGATTGACAATAATCCAGCATTAGCTGCAATTCAAGCCTTAAAATACGAGGATGAAGACCCTATAG caAGAACAGAAGCATTTAAAGAGGATGGAAATTATCActacaagaaaaaacaattccGTGAGGCTATTGCAGCATATACTGAAGGGATTAAAGTCAAGTGTGATAGAGAGGAATTGAATGCAATCCTCTATACCAACAGAGCAACGGCTCATTTTAGTTTGG gAAATAATCGAAGTGCACTGAGTGATGCAACTGTTGCTTGGAAGTTGCAGCCAAAATACATGAAGGCCATTATAAGAG GTGCAAGTGCGTGTGTGGAGCTTAAAAAATATGAAGATGCCCTAAAATGGTGTGACAGTGGCTTGGCA ataGAGCCTCAAAATCCAAAGCTGTTAGAACTCAGAGTGAAGTCCATCACGGAACAGAAGAGAATGTCAAGGGATCAAAGGAAGGCGttattgaaagaaaagaaagagaagtcGCAGGCTGAAGCATTGTTATCAGCAGTAAAG GCACGAGGTGTGCACTTGGAACATGAGAGCGACCTTGCTACTTCTGTATCTGATGGTGGGTTGGACGTTAAGGTGCAATTGGATGCAGGTGGAGTTCTTTCCTGGCCTGTGATGTTCGTGTATccagagtaccatgaaacagaTTTCATATCTTCATTTTGCGAAGATGACAG gTTATCAGATCATCTTTATGCTATGTTCGAGGAGGAATCCCCTTCTTGGGATACCGAAAGAAAATACAAAGTCGCCAGCATAGAG GTCTACTTTGAGGATGCTTTACGCGAAAAGTTATGTTTGGTGCAAATTAGCAGGCGCTTGAAAGAGGTGCTCTCAGACTACAG